One Ostrea edulis chromosome 6, xbOstEdul1.1, whole genome shotgun sequence genomic window, gcaatgcccccttcaaaggggatatgatcacgaaaatggggtggggttatttatagcagaatttttagcaaggatttaattttggcattattagcgaaagtgttgagatcgctaaaattgaatatcgttAATATCAATTCCATATTGGAGGTAATAGCTATCTTTCTTGGAAATATAAAGTCGCAAAATAGCTCTCGCTGGATATATATACCCAAAATTTATGAGGAAATCGCTAAATTTATAtcgctaaaaaaaaaacctcacttAACGGTATATAGGAAAACTcttgagaaccactgggccagaaaaatgtacatttacgtgaaagcttcttgagcacagattgaagtttgttaaatcatggccctcgaGGTAGGGTGAGGCCAAAGTTTTAGATGCAATAGCctatataggaaaatattctTGAGAACCGCTTGGCCtcaaaagttcaaatttacatggcagctctccgacatagcgcagattcaagtttgttaaaaccatggcctccaagGATTGGGCATCAATAGggaataaaattttcacatagggaaaatcttcacaagaaccaataaaccagaaaagttcaaatttacacgaaagcttcctgatatataatgcaaattcaagtttgttaaaatcgtggctctcgaggggggtggggggttaggtaggatggggccacaatagaccGTTTTCCATCGATGACCTAATTACCCATAATCCTCTGCGCGCGGCGCCATCTTGTAGGGCAATTAGAGCGAAGCGGAGTTAATTATGTCGACGAAAGATAAGCGTGAAAACAGCAGGATATCTGACCCCAATGCAAAAGTGCGTTATCGGGACACCTTAGAGACTATCACGAGGGCCCGGTACATGGAAAAACTACGACCAATTGACGATAAGGATCCTTATGAGATGGAAAAGAGCGAATGGACGACAGACATGATGAACTGGCCTGAAGTTACATACCCCGACATCGTAAACTACCTTGTTTACACTCAGAGTGCATATACCCTGGCGGAACTAAAGGCTTACAAATCTCTGCAAGCGTACAACTACTTTGTAAGCGGTTTTGTGCAGGACATTGGTCAGGTGTGCATCAATGGGAAGAGTGTATTTTTGGGGAAAGTGAAGCATTCTCAGCGGATGACAGACCCTAGCCTGCGACCTTGGTTGATAGTTGAAAATGACGGTTCGATTTCATCAGGGCATTGCACGTGTATGGCAGGTATGTACATATTGCACATATATTTTTCAAcacatatttttatgtaaatgacTTGTAGAAAATGCTATCTGTAGATAGGTAATATAACCTCTTTCTTATATACTGcattataaacatgatataGGGTGTACTTTTCTCCTCcttacaataatttattttcattgaataaTGTCATGTTTAGTGTATTTCCAAGATTTTATGATTGCtggaaataaatatttatgttttatcCTTGGCAGGTATTGGGGAGGTGTGCTCACATGTCGGTGCTCTGTTATTTGCTATTGAAGCCAGTGTTAAGATTCGCAATACAAAGACAGTTACAGAGGAGAAGGCTTACTGGATGTTACCTAATGCTGTGAATAAGGTAGAATACAAGAGAGTGCAGGATATAGACTTCACTTCGGCAAAGACTAAGAAGAGAAAGCTAGATCAAGCTATTGCAGAGGATTCCCCTATGAATTCCGGACCGAGACAGAGAAAGTTGCCAACAGCACAAGAGCCGACAGAAGATGAATTGAAAAAATTCTTCACAGATCTGAGCACTGCAGGAACCAAGCCAGTTGTCTTGTCTCTTGTTCCACAGTTTGCCCAGTCTTACAGACCTCAAGCTTTGGACAAGAAGTACCCAACAGTGCTTTCAGAACTGTACAACGAGGACTGTAGCTCACTTCAAAGAGATGTGTTGTTAAAACATTGTGAAGATGCATTCTCAAAAATCATTGTGACAGAGGAAGAAGCTGTAAACTGTGAAGTTGCAACCAGAGAACAAGCTAACTGCAAACAGTGGTTTCACTTTAGGACAGGACGAATTACAGCTTCTCGTGTTAAAAGGGTATGCAGAACTTCTACAGAAAATCCATCCAAAAGCCTCATTAAAGATATATGCTATCCAGTTGGCAAGAAGTTTTCTTCAAAGGCAACAGAGTGGGGATGTGAACATGAGAAAAAGGCTCGCTGTCAGTATGCAACCAAAATGTCCAAGACACACACAAATTTTGAAGTCAAGGATGTGGGTTTTGTAATCAGCACAAAACATCCATACATTGGAGCAAGTCCAGATGGAATTGGTAGTTGTGACTGTTGCGGGGAATTCctaattgaaattaaatgtccATATTGCAAACGGGATTCAGAGATAAGTGATTCAATAGACTGCCTTCAAACTGTTAACAATAACTTGGAGCTCAGGAGGACTCATCAGTACTATTACCAGGTACAGTGCCAGTTGCTAGTGACAATGAAAGAATTCTGCGACTTTGTTGTTTGGACGAATGAAGACCTGCTAATTGAAAGAGTTGTAAGGGACACCACTCTGTGTGAGGAGATAACCAGAAAATGTGAGGAGTTTTTTAAGGCTGCCATTCTTCCGGAGCTTATTGGAAAGCTGTACTCTAGGCCTCTCCagcagtgctcccactggaccagaattccctttcgccactttttcggggagtggcgctgcacaaataatcacatgctttacaattatttccatcatattatatattattttattcattacacttattttagcatttttaatcagttacattacttaatcatatccagctaccatacctaaacatttctttctgaaataataagaagttgatttgtttgataaattctattatggaaatcaaaattcaggtaataaatcatataaatataaagcttcatgatgctacacccctcagtgaaaaaattgtgtacattggccgaaatgcagatgtcacaaaacatcaagcccaatttagagtcgtatctcaaccactccctattaaatttccgtttaaattctatggaagattttgcaatttggacagaatcagatgtttgagcaggtggggttgactgtaaagccaaacatagatattttttttaatttcagactgactagggtcagaagctacaagtttagtatcaaaatagaatggggtgcatagtcttatgagattagcatttttatactgttgcgcaccgaacttcaaagaaaattatttattaaaattgctatgtccatatgaatggtgaccgaccgcattgtttaagaaatattcgaactaaaatcaaacacattaaaatcttgtaatcaacgagtttggccgcaaaaacaaacaattgatgtattcatatatacattatagacaataatacggccaatttaattaccggtcggttctctggttaagaattgacattaatgtggagatgataacacgataatgaataagactaaatgttaaacaattgaccacagcagggtaaacagctgtccgatgtactttattacataatcaccgacttttttacagccataaattacctgaggctgtgaccagctctgtgtgcactggagcgacgcgagatttccggtcgcacgcgttgactgaataaactgattttgactgcataaacaaacaggcgataatgtgtcattgacaaaggattaaaaatacaatttattgcaaaaagggattttcgccactttcaattttttttcgccatttttgaaaaaaattcgccattggcgaaaatggcgaagcccagctcgagcactgctCTCCAGGAGCAAGTCTTGACTTCCACATCACCAGGAAGTAATACTGGGCAGGATAAGAGAAGGGAAGTTATTTGTGTCTGTCAGAAGGAGTATGACGAAGACTCAGACAATGTAATTGGTTGTGACAATGAGAACTGCCCTTTTGTTTGGTTACATTTCAAGTGTGCGGGCATCAAGAGAGTCCCCAAAGGAAAATGGCTATGCAAACATTGTAAGACTAAAAAGAAGTCAGCTTAAACTGGACTTGTGTAAATATTGTGTAAATAGTGGAAGTTTGTGTTAtggaccaaaacaaaaaaaaacaaaaaaaaaacactgtcGTCGTCTGCTAGTCGGCCTGATGAGCTCTAACAGAGCGAAACAGTGTGTTTTAAAGTAATAAagaacatataaaatttatggCTTCTCATGTTTTTCATGTTCATTATCACACGAATCTACTATTGTTCACTAGTAGATACTATCATTTGATGAATAATCTTggaaataattatgtggttcaaTGACATTAGAAAGAACAagtgaaaaaaatcattttcacacatattttattgttttaaaaacatgaaaccGTTTCGCCCTGTTAGGGCTCATCAGGTTGTCTAGCAGGCAAcaacggtttttttttttttttttttttttttttttttttttttctctccatgtACTCAATATACAAAGTCCATTTTTTCCCTTCATGTTCTCAATTTACAAAGTGCCTTTGAACATGTTCTCTATTTACAAAGTCCAAGTTTCCAATGTTCAACCAAATGGTACAACAGAATCACAAAGATTTGTCAGTGCACAACACACAGTTGTAATTTTGTCAATCGTAGGAACATTTTCAGCTTGGCAATGCAAGTAGTCAATTGGGATGGTGCTCTGCAGGATGGAGAACTTGTTCCGTACAAGTCCTATAACTCGCTCAACGTGGATTCTTGTGTGGGCAATTTTTCTTGTAGCCTCTAATTCTAAGGGAGACAATTGCTGTTTCCCCCTTGTGAAAGCAGGGATTTTCACTTCAGCACAACACAGTCCAACACTTTCAGAAATGTTAAATCCACGATCAGCTAAAACAACATCACCTGGCAGAAGTTTTGCCAAAAGCCCACAGTTCTCTGTTATGTATTTGTCTGGTACACGTCCACCATATCCACTTGACAGGAATGATACAGCTCCCTGTGGTGTAATTCCGATGAGATACTTCACAGTGTTGTGATGTTTGTAGTTACTCCAGGTCTCAGCTCTTGCCAAAAGGTTTGATGGTCTtacaatgaatatttcaaaacagtCAATAATAATAGAGACTTTAACCCCAAAGTATTTGCGGAACTCCATTGGCATTGACATCTGCAGTTCTTCTCTTGCTGGCcataaaattaaacatttcaggCGTACATACATGACATGTATAACATCTAAGAATGTTTTGGAGACACAGCTTGGAGTCACTTTAAACCTATATCCTAGATCCTGTATGCCCAGATTAAGTCTCAGCTTCATCAGTACTAGGACCAGTTTCTGGAACTTTGTTAGAGCACTCCTTGATGTATATGGAATGTGTGGCTCCAAAAAACTAAACAAGGCCATGAGTATTGAATAGCTTAGTCCAGTGTAGTGTTTCaccttttcttcttctttaaaTGTTTCAGGAGAAACCTCACCAGTTCCAGCACAAAGCTTCTCCTTGAGTGCTAGGTTTTCTTGCTTCAGTCTCTTAATTTCACGTTCTTCTTCACTTTCCATCTCCCTCTTTCTACATTCCAGTGTTCCCTCTAGAAGGAAAGTGCATTTTCCTGAGTCAGAATCTGGTGGATCACAATTGATGTCTGTACTCTCAATCTCCCTCATGTCTTCTTCACTGTGTGGGATTTCTTGCAATTTCAAAAGTGCTTCAGCTGTCTGGAACTTTACTTTTTTTTCCTTTCTGGTCTGCGTTCTTTCATAGCGTTTCTTGGAAGACTCTGATCTATTTGTCTGTGTTGGCCCAAGTTTCAAAGATGGTGCCCAGTCTGGATTGGTCTTATCAAACAAATCAGCCTTCAtgcctgaaaaaaaaatatcaatacatgtataatcatagACATAAGTATAAATCTGAGTATACACTATACATAAACCTACAGCTGAAAATGTAGTAAAAATTGCCTTCATTCAACATTAAAATGTTGAACCTGTAATTTCTACTAATCCATTAGTTAAAATGAATATTCTGGGATGAATATAAttggtatatatgttatatattggataaataaactgaaaaacgCTGTACTACACCTTATATAGATTTTACCCACTAAAAGTTTGATTTGcttcttttttttgttttgatttactTTGTTTCTGTACAGACtaagatttgtaaacaatggtGCTACAATGATCAACTTTTCTCTTTAAAAACACGAACTGTGCATAGTAATTGCGTAAACAAACATATTTACCTTGGATGAAATGGTCGGAGCATACTTTGAAATGTCGTTTCGATGGATCTGGCGAGAAATCTGCTCTGTTTATACGGGCCAGCCATATTCTTCGGCGTTCGCTTGTTAGTTCCTTTGTTTGAATTCCCTGGTGTTCGATAACCTTAGGGATATCgaaaaacttcaaacttgaatctccaggCCTCGATCGGTTTGTACAACCCCAGACAACACAGGTGTTTACCATGGCTTACGGCAAATATGTCAATATGCTAATCGGATTAGGGTCACTGCTCGCTTCGCTCTAATTGCCCTACAAGATGGCGGGCGCGCTTAGGATTATGGGTAAAATCGACTACGGAAAACGgtctataggggatcaaagctttacatacgAGTATCAAGGAATAATCTTTCAAAAAAACCGCTAGGCCAGAAAAGTGAAATcaacaagaaagcttcctggcatagactcatagagtagatccaagtttgtgcaattcatattccccgggggtggggtggtgcCACAAAAAGGGATCAAAAGATTATATGCTAATAGAtatagaaaatctttaaaaacatttcttgaACTTAGCTAGGgcttttgtatttttatatacattctttacagAAAGACCTGTCATGTGATGCAGtggtgtgtgaccttgacctggaagtttgacctactttcaataGAAATCTTACCTATTCAATGTCCTGAtattaaggtagatctttcatattttgtatgtatatttcttaaGGCAAGACAgtttatttcatatcatgacctTGTGAACTTgaactcaaaatttgatatacatttttaaaaaagaaccTATTAAATAACTATTTTAGGTGAGGTTTTGATTCTTTATGACTAGACCTAATTCTGTGAATTTTGACATGGGAGTTGGACgtacttttttttaatctgaTCTTTTCAATATCTCcagaactatttaagatagatctttcatattttgtacataaattTCTTATTACAATACCTATTATTTCACACTATAACCTATGgctttttgaccttgaaatttgacctacttttaaggaaatataacttattaaatattttcagaacTATTCGatgtagggctttcatattttgtatatagattcttgaTGACAAGACGACCTTGTGATACAATCATATTTAATCTTGTTACCTTGACCTTCTCTCTTAAAAACAGACCTAATCAATATCTTCTGAACAAGGaaaagcttttatattttgtctaTAGATTTTTGTCAAGACCTTGATTTACTTCAgtgtttgatcttgtgaccttgacttggaAGTCTGGCCTCGTTTTAATATCTCCTCAACTATTTTAGATGGAGCTTTCTTATTTTGTATATGAATATCTTGTGAAAAGGTCTTTCGtatcataccatgatcaatGACCATGCAACCTTGGTCGTATCCaaaacagcaagatcatgttagtgaTATTAGTTTTGAGAcatttctgtgttatgtgaattaattttcagttatgttgtgacccTTGGGCGCTAGGTTGGGGtaacaatatgggatcaaaatttctcattgaaataaaaactgatttaa contains:
- the LOC130046877 gene encoding uncharacterized protein LOC130046877, which encodes MVNTCVVWGCTNRSRPGDSSLKFFDIPKVIEHQGIQTKELTSERRRIWLARINRADFSPDPSKRHFKVCSDHFIQGMKADLFDKTNPDWAPSLKLGPTQTNRSESSKKRYERTQTRKEKKVKFQTAEALLKLQEIPHSEEDMREIESTDINCDPPDSDSGKCTFLLEGTLECRKREMESEEEREIKRLKQENLALKEKLCAGTGEVSPETFKEEEKVKHYTGLSYSILMALFSFLEPHIPYTSRSALTKFQKLVLVLMKLRLNLGIQDLGYRFKVTPSCVSKTFLDVIHVMYVRLKCLILWPAREELQMSMPMEFRKYFGVKVSIIIDCFEIFIVRPSNLLARAETWSNYKHHNTVKYLIGITPQGAVSFLSSGYGGRVPDKYITENCGLLAKLLPGDVVLADRGFNISESVGLCCAEVKIPAFTRGKQQLSPLELEATRKIAHTRIHVERVIGLVRNKFSILQSTIPIDYLHCQAENVPTIDKITTVCCALTNLCDSVVPFG